A genomic stretch from Arachis stenosperma cultivar V10309 chromosome 3, arast.V10309.gnm1.PFL2, whole genome shotgun sequence includes:
- the LOC130965490 gene encoding uncharacterized protein LOC130965490 — MIVNGASDTVLCRCFPNYLDGPALDWLCALSVDSISRFQQLAKLFEEHFAGSAIYLHDSDYLNTIKQGQNESLKDYMTRFTKVAISIPDLHPEVHLHAIKSGLRPGKFQEIIAVAKPRTLAEFCEKAKGQIDIEELRQARKSEKTNYRDDDKFNTKREDIIREILNSKPIKPPRKAGTYQDTKNVDKSKYCAFHQKHGHNTDDCVVAKDLLECLARQGHLDKYIGGHIQKRSTSSTTNDLSEQPNRGKDKAHSSQYEKPRGIINCISGGYASGGSSNSARKRSFRALCSVNSPQQEVEMTNTQPQVTFTHADFDSSIQNLDDPVVITLQLGDLLVRKVLLDPGSSTDVLFYSTFQKMKLSDNMLQSTGGDLVGFSGERVPILGSVWLQTTLGEHPLSKTYDIQYLVVDCFSPYDLILGRPFLNKFGAIVSTVHLCVKFPLQNDQVVTIQGDHKEACQCYNISMKLQNHPRKQVNNIGLPNESSALADLDPRAVFLERPTPSDDLQKVYFNNDPNKFTYVGTSIDTSELKAITNFLQNQADLFAWTPSDMPGIDPQIISHNLAISSTARPVQ, encoded by the exons ATGATCGTCAATGGTGCATCGGATACTGTTTTATGCCGTTGTTTTCCAAATTATTTAGACGGTCCTGCACTTGATTGGTTGTGTGCTTTGTCTGTAGATTCTATCTCGCGATTTCAGCAGCTGGCGAAGCTATTTGAAGAACACTTTGCCGGGTCTGCGATTTATTTGCACGACTCCGATTATCTGAATACGATCAAACAGGGACAAAATGAAAGCCTGAAGGACTACATGACCCGCTTCACCAAAGTCGCCATCAGCATACCAGACCTCCACCCCGAGGTTCACCTACACGCAATCAAAAGCGGACTTCGCCCTGGAAAATTCCAGGAGATCATCGCAGTGGCCAAGCCGAGGACCCTTGCAGAGTTTTGCGAGAAAGCAAAAGGCCAAATTGATATCGAAGAACTCAGACAAGCTCGGAAATCTGAAAAGACAAACTACCGAGATGATGATAAA TTCAACACTAAGCGGGAGGACATAATTAGAGAAATCTTAAATTCAAAGCCCATCAAGCCACCAAGAAAGGCCGGTACTTATCAAGATACAAAGAACGTGGACAAGTCTAAATATTGTGCTTTCCACCAGAAACACGGTCACAACACTGACGACTGTGTGGTGGCCAAAGACCTATTAGAATGCCTAGCTAGGCAGGGACACCTTGACAAATACATTGGGGGTCACATCCAAAAGCGCAGCACATCTTCCACAACAAACGATCTGTCCGAACAGCCAAACCGAGGAAAGGACAAGGCACATTCAAGCCAATACGAAAAACCTCGAGGTATAATTAATTGTATTTCAGGAGGATACGCAAGTGGAGGATCCTCAAATTCGGCTCGAAAAAGATCATTCCGAGCATTATGCTCGGTGAACAGCCCACAACAAGAAGTTGAAATGACAAATACACAACCACAAGTGACTTTTACACACGCTGACTTCGACTCCAGCATACAGAATTTAGATGATCCCGTGGTCATCACTCTTCAACTTGGAGATTTGTTGGTAAGGAAAGTGCTCTTAGATCCCGGGAGTAGCACCGATGTTTTGTTCTATTCCACATTCCAAAAAATGAAGCTCAGCGACAACATGCTACAGTCAACAGGAGGAGACTTAGTTGGATTCTCAGGAGAGCGAGTCCCAATACTGGGTTCAGTGTGGTTGCAAACCACACTAGGTGAGCATCCTCTTTCAAAAACATATGATATTCAATATTTAGTAGTCGATTGTTTTAGTCCATATGATCTTATACTTGGCCGACCTTTTTTAAACAAGTTCGGCGCAATTGTTTCTACAGTTCATCTGTGTGTTAAGTTTCCTCTGCAAAACGATCAAGTTGTAACAATCCAAGGAGATCACAAAGAAGCATGCCAATGTTACAACATCAGCATGAAACTCCAAAATCATCCCAGGAAACAAGTTAACAACATCGGCCTTCCCAACGAAAGCAGCGCACTTGCCGACCTTGATCCAAGGGCCGTCTTTCTCGAACGCCCCACACCATCCGACGACCTGcaaaaagtatattttaataatgatCCCAACAAATTTACTTATGTAGGTACATCGATCGACACATCAGAACTAAAGGCCATCACTAACTTCTTACAAAATCAAGCCGACCTTTTCGCATGGACACCTTCAGACATGCCCGGCATTGACCCACAAATAATCAGTCACAACCTAGCAATAAGCTCAACTGCCCGACCAGTacagtag